The sequence below is a genomic window from Chondrinema litorale.
AAATCGTGTGCCATTTGTTTTTGCTCTTCGTTTCTAGCAAGAGATTTGGCTTTTTCAGCCTTTACTTTTGCATCTTCAAAATCACCATTAATACCTTGTGTATAAGCATATAATGCATAAGTTTCATAATCTTCATCACTTTTAACTAAATTATCTAACCAAGTGATAGACAAATCGATAAGAGAAGAAACAGAAGCAAAATCTTCTACTATTTCATAAGATTGATTATACCAAAAATCTTCTTCGTCTTTGCCAATTGATGAATAATATTTTTGTACAACCGCTGCATATCCTTCTGCATCCTGCACATTTCCATAATATAATTTCTCAGTTACAAATTTAGCTTGTGGTAATTCAGATGGGCTTTCAATATAAATTGGCAATATCTCTGTTGTAACAATGCTTAATTTATTAATATCATTTTCCATAATAGCAGCTGCTAAGGTAGCATTGTATACATTTTCTAAGTACCCTGAGAAGTTTGCTTCACCAACATTTGCTTTAAACTCTTCTTTATTATTTTTTACATATGCAAAAAACTCACTTTCAGTATTAGATGCAAATACTTTAAAAAACTCGGTATACTCTAGATTTTTGAATGCTTTACTATCTAAATCAAGCATGAGTTTTTCGGCAATTACTTTAGCCAAATCACTATTACTATCTTTTATAAGTACTGCAAACTGAGCTGTTTCTACTTGAGTTAGCTCACCTTTTTCATATTTCTTTTTAAGCTCTGGCAGTAAATCAGATTTATCTTGGATAGTTTTAGATTGATTTAAAAATGGTTCTTTTTTATTATATCCTCCAATAGAACCTGTTAAGTTTTCATCTTTATCTAAAAAAACATAGGTCGGATAACCTTCTATCTGATAGGTTTTGGTGAAGGTAGTACCAAATTCAGTTTCAGCATCTAGTTTGACGCTAACAAAATTATCGTTTAGGTAACCAGCTACTTCTGAATCGCTAAATACATCTTTATCCATCATTTTACAATAGCCACACCAGTCTGTGTAAACATCCACAAAGATTAATCGTCCAGAAAGATTGGCTTTGTCTAAAATGGTTTCCCATTCCTCAGAAGAATTTACAGTAATAAAATTTACTTTAGTTTCAGATTGAGTGCTCGCATTTGAGAAAAAAGTAAATAATAGACAAATTGATAAAAGAAGGGGATTAATCAAGATTTTCATATTTTACAGAATCTATTTAAACTTTATTTGTCTTTACGACATTTAATTGCCTCAAGATTTATAAATGAGACAATTTGCTAGTTATAATTAAATGCAAATTTTAGTCTTCGCAAAAAAAATTGACTAATATTAAGAATTTTGTAATAAACACCATAATGAAACTTCAGGTTTCAATAATTTTTATTTAGCATTTATTCCAGATTATCATAATAGAATTTGAGTTTTTCTATTTTAAGTTTCTCTGTTCTTAATGCTTCGATTGCTTCATGCATATTAGCTTCAACAATCTCAGAAAGGTTTGAATCAACAAATAAATTTGATCTTAATTTGGCTAATGCAACTGGTGTTTCTTCTGCTAATTTTTTATTTAAGCTATTCACATATTGTTGGAGATTGTTAATTCTCTCATTCCAATTTTTCAGAACCAATACGTGAGGTTTTTTATAAATATAATCTATTTTTTCTTTTTCGGTAGTTTTAAGGCTAAATGTTGTATACTCAGATTGGTGAAATACCTCAATACAATGCTCCTTAACAGATTTTTTGGCCTTTATTTTATAAGTTAAATTGCCTTCTTCACCATACAACCCAATTGTAGAAACCTCATCAAACCGTAGCTTTTCAAAGTCGTTATGTCGAACATATTTCCCATCAAATATCTGCGTAATATTATGAATTTCATAATATACTTTGTTAACAAGTATAGGTTCGTTTACAACAGTTTTATAAGGAATTTTTGTCTCAGATTTTATTTCTTCATCGAACTCTCTAATCTCTTTTTTTATAGAAGTCAAGTTGATAGCAAGTGTATAACCATGTTTTCTAATAGTCTCAGAAATAATTTTTTTCAGCACATCAATTTGATCTGGAAAAGACCACAAACAATGTAACATTAAGAAGCAGTCCATTAAATCTACCTCTTCTCTCCCATTTAAAAAT
It includes:
- a CDS encoding thioredoxin family protein, which codes for MKILINPLLLSICLLFTFFSNASTQSETKVNFITVNSSEEWETILDKANLSGRLIFVDVYTDWCGYCKMMDKDVFSDSEVAGYLNDNFVSVKLDAETEFGTTFTKTYQIEGYPTYVFLDKDENLTGSIGGYNKKEPFLNQSKTIQDKSDLLPELKKKYEKGELTQVETAQFAVLIKDSNSDLAKVIAEKLMLDLDSKAFKNLEYTEFFKVFASNTESEFFAYVKNNKEEFKANVGEANFSGYLENVYNATLAAAIMENDINKLSIVTTEILPIYIESPSELPQAKFVTEKLYYGNVQDAEGYAAVVQKYYSSIGKDEEDFWYNQSYEIVEDFASVSSLIDLSITWLDNLVKSDEDYETYALYAYTQGINGDFEDAKVKAEKAKSLARNEEQKQMAHDLLEMISEAASGN